CCGTTCACCTCCGTCCGTCCTGAACCACCGTTCGATATCCTTTTCACGGATGTACCGTTCCTCCCTGTATGTCTTTCGTTTTTTTTCGATATCGCGGAACTTCATGTCGCGAAACAGTGAATAGAGGTCGTCTTCCGTCCAGTTGACGATGGGATTGTCGGGTGAATGGTACACTTCATCCTCCACGGTTCGCATCGCGGCAAGGAGTTTTTCGCCCAGCGGAAGGAGTTCCTCGAGGCCGGAGAGTCTCTGGGTCCGTGAGGGGATGATTTCGGCAATCGAAATTTTTCCTCCCCCGGACAGAAGAGAATGGTATCGGTTCACCGTTATCTGTTTATCGGTACGGCCGGTGAGGGTGTTGCGCCCGACGATCGCGTCGAATTGCGTTATATCCGTATCCCCATCAGGGCCGCCGAAGGCGACCGTCTCGATGTCACCCGTTACCAGTATCGGTTTTTCGAATTCGGCGAAACTTCCGGCATAATGTTCGAGGGATTTCCTTTCCTCATCGCGGGCGACAATACCGACGACACCCCCTTCGGGAACCTTGCGCAAAGCCTCCCAGAGAAGCAGGCCGTCCTTACAAGAAAGGACGAGCACCGTTTCATGGCGCCGGAACGGGATACCCGAAAATATTTCATCGCGAATGTCGCCGAGCATCACCGAACGCGTGCTTGCCGCCCGCTCGAACCACACGTCCCTGGTTCTGTCCGGCGGGGAAAAGGTGAGAACCTCGGGCGAAGCCTGTCCCGTGACGGCGGCGAGCTGGGCTTCCCTCCGGCGGTTGAGAAGCGTCTTTATGGCCGCCTCATATCCCGTTTCTCCGGGCCGATAGAAGACACTTCCTTTCAGCGAATCGGGCAGGTATTGTTGAGCGACCCAGTGATCTCTGTAGGCGTGCGGATAGAGGTACCCTTTTCCGTGACCGAAAGCGTTTTTGTCCCTGTTCGAGTCTTTCAGGTGATTCGGGACATCCATATCCGCCTCGTTACTCACGGTATCTATCGCATCGAAAAAACCGAACGCGGAATGGGATTTCGGACAGGTGGAAAGATAAAGCACGGCATGGGCCAGATGAAAGCGTCCTTCCGGCATACCGACGCGATCGAATGAGGCGGCCGCCGCTTCCGTGATCGTGAGTGCCGTGGGATCGGCCATTCCCACATCCTCACAGGCAAAGATAAGCATTCTTCGGAAGATAAAGCGGGGATCTTCACCGGCGTGAACCATTTTCGCGCACCAGTAGAGGGCGGCATCGGGGTCCGAACCGCGCAATGATTTGATGAACGCGCTTGCGGTGTCAAAGTGGTAGTCCCCTTCCTTGTCATAGAGGACCGCCTTTTTTTGTATACTTTGTTCGGCGATTTCAAGGGTAATGTGAATTGTTTCTCCGTCAGGCGGTGGAAATAACTCAGGGGTCGTTTCGACCGCCAGTTCAAGCGCGTTGAGCAGGCTGCGTGCATCCCCATTCGCCACATGGATGAGGTGATCGAGGGCATCATCGTCGCAGATGACCGTGAATTTCCCGTACCCCCGTTCCGTGTCGCAGAACGTCATCCGAACGATACGCCTGAGATCAAAGGCGGTCAAGGGCTTTAACTGAAATATCCTGCTTCTGCTTAGAAGCGCCCGATTGACTTCGAAGTAGGGATTTTCAATCGTCGCGCCGATGAGGATGATCGTGCCGTTTTCAACCCAGGGGAGCAGGGCGTCCTGCTGTGCCTTGTTCCAGCGATGCACTTCATCGACGAAGAGGATCGTTTTCTGATCGTAGGCAACGCGGTAATCCTGAGCTTTTTTTACGGTTTCCCGGATTTCCTTTACGCCGGCAAGAACGGCATTTATGGTAACGAAATTGCTCTTTGTCGTATTCGCGATAACGCGTGCCAGGGTGGTTTTGCCGGTACCGGGGGGGCCGTAAAAGATGACGGATGTTATCTGATCCGCCTTGATCGCCCTTCGGAGAAGTCTTCCCGGACCGATTATATGCTCCTGGCCGACATACTCATTGAGTGTTCGCGGGCGCATTCTCGCGGCGAGGGGTTCGAATCCGGGGGAGGCGGCGGAAGAGAAAAGTTCCATGGATGCAGTATAAAGGAAAAAAATCGTTTATACCAGTATCATGTTTGGCCGCGGTATATCCGGGTTAATGATCAACGTATTCCGCTTCGTCTTTCAAGGTCTCCTTGATGAGTTGCATCTCCCGTTCCCGTAAAAAGTAGTTCCTGTTGATAATTTCATTCTCTTCGTTTTCCGCGTCGCCGCTAAACGGTATTTTCAGGTTGTTCAGAAAAGCGAGTCGTTTGTTCAGAAGCCTTGAACCCTCCTTTTTATTTCCCATGTTGATGAGGGTTTTCGACAGTTCATAACAATAAGTGTATTCTCCTTCTTCTCCGTATGTATCCGCGGTGTGGCATTCATTCGTGACAAGATTATGGATTTTCTCCACATATTCCCTCAGATCCATCATTCGAATAAAAGCAAATACTTCCCTGTAGAGATCGTCTTTTTTTTTGCCCAGGAGTATCGAAAAGAGTTCCGGAGCCGCTTTTTTACTTTTAAGGTTGCCCAGGGTGATAATGATTTCCTTCAGGATGGCGGACTGTTTTTCCGTCTTGAGCAGCTGTATGAGAATATCCTCGATTTCGATGATATTGTATTTTCCGATAAGGTGAATTGCCTTGATTCGGGAAAAATCGGTGTTCCAATGATTGGCGACAATATCGATGATAAGTCCTTTGTATGCTTCAACGCCCCGTTTCGAAAGCCGTTCGATAATCATATCGATTGAGAGATAGGCTTCTTCACAGATGTCCATGTCTTCATCGTGCCTTAGCGTCTCGATAAGCTGGGGCAGCGCCTTCAGTGTCCCGTCTTTTCGCAGCGCTCTGATCGCAAAATACCGCTCATACGGGTCTTCGTTATCGAGCTTGCTGAGATGCCATTTCTCGCGGTATATCCAGGTGAGGAGGAACATCACCAGTTTTCTAATGGCAAAGAAGCCAATGATAAAAAGAACAACCCCGGCAATATAGATTATCCACATATTTTGAGAAAAAACGTCGGTAAAAATATCCATGAATAATGTTTATTTATCCCTGCTATGCTTAAATAAATTATCCGAGAAGTCGCACGTAACAAGATGATACCGCATTCTCATACTCTCATTATAATTTAAAAAACCAAAATTACAAGCGTCTGTTTTATCCGTATGGCGGATTTCCGCCTGTCGCCAAAGGTACTTTTTTTCTTCGTTTATTGAAATTGGCGGCGGATATAGTATACTTTATGAGGAGTGCATGAATGAATGTGAATAAACGGCTTCGTCGGATATATTCGAACGCGGGTCCTGAAATTCAATCGAAATCGATCGCGCTTTTCTATGTCGTCGTCTTTCTGGCAATCGCGGGAATCGTCCTTACCGCACGCTCGTTTCTCACCCGGTTTTCCGTTGCGGCGTTCGGGGGATTCATCCTTGTCATCGCAAACATCGTCACGATCGCACTGCTTATTTCCGGCAGATACAAGGTTGCGGTCAATATTACGCTTGCCGTCTCGTATCTCGTCATCTCGTATGTTAATCTGACGACACAATCGGTCGGACCGTCGGAATATTTGACCTCGACCATCGGCTATTTCGCACCGATTATCGTCTCTGTCGCCGTTTACGGGTACGCTAGGTGGCAGGGCGCCGCGATGAGCGCCGGCGCCGTCATTAATCTGGTGCTTGTCTATATTTTCCGGTCCCTGCCGGCGTTCAGGGAAGGCCTTATCGATCATCCTTTCTCGAACCTCATCGCCACATTCATCTCTCCCGTCCTCATCGGGCTTTTTATTTTTATTATTCAGACCAATTATCAGACGGCGCTGCGCATGTCGAGAAGCGCGGAACTGCGCTCGCGGACGGGATACGAAAAGGCGGCGGGCGTGATTGAATCGGTGCGCCGGGGGCTTTCGGCGGGAAAGGAACTGAACGCATCCGCGGAAAAGACGGTGACACTCACCGAATCCATCAAGAAGGAACTGGAGTCGATGCGGAACGAGATCGCCCGGTTGTGCGGGCAGGTCGTCGAGGTGCAGGAGTATCAGCGGAAGATGCTCGATCGGCGTGATATCATCCGGGCAAGGATGGACGATCAGTCCGCCGCGGTAAACGAATCGTCGAGTTCGATCAATCAGATGGCCTCATCGATCCGGTCCATTTCCGTTTCGGCAAGGGAACGGCAGGCACTTCTGGAATCGCTCCGGCAGTCGGCAAAGGACGGCGCCGAACAGCTTGATGAATCGCTTTCCGCCTTTGACGGGATAAAAAAATCGTCCGAGGAAATGATGGAGATAATAAGCGTGATCGAAGGGATCGCCGGAAGAACGAACCTTCTCGCCATGAATGCCGCCATCGAAGCGGCACATGCGGGTGAAGCGGGGAAGGGGTTTTCGATAGTCGCGGATGAAATCCGCACGCTTTCAGAGGAGACGAATGAGAACTCGCGGGCAATAAGGAATTTACTCGAAGAGAACGCCCGGTTGATCGGGACGACAAGTGAAACGGGAAGCGTGAACATCCGGCAAATATTCGGGCTGGTCGAAAAACTCGGCGGAATATCGAGCGCCATGGAGGAGATTCTCTACGGCATGGAA
The Spirochaetales bacterium DNA segment above includes these coding regions:
- a CDS encoding AAA family ATPase, which gives rise to MELFSSAASPGFEPLAARMRPRTLNEYVGQEHIIGPGRLLRRAIKADQITSVIFYGPPGTGKTTLARVIANTTKSNFVTINAVLAGVKEIRETVKKAQDYRVAYDQKTILFVDEVHRWNKAQQDALLPWVENGTIILIGATIENPYFEVNRALLSRSRIFQLKPLTAFDLRRIVRMTFCDTERGYGKFTVICDDDALDHLIHVANGDARSLLNALELAVETTPELFPPPDGETIHITLEIAEQSIQKKAVLYDKEGDYHFDTASAFIKSLRGSDPDAALYWCAKMVHAGEDPRFIFRRMLIFACEDVGMADPTALTITEAAAASFDRVGMPEGRFHLAHAVLYLSTCPKSHSAFGFFDAIDTVSNEADMDVPNHLKDSNRDKNAFGHGKGYLYPHAYRDHWVAQQYLPDSLKGSVFYRPGETGYEAAIKTLLNRRREAQLAAVTGQASPEVLTFSPPDRTRDVWFERAASTRSVMLGDIRDEIFSGIPFRRHETVLVLSCKDGLLLWEALRKVPEGGVVGIVARDEERKSLEHYAGSFAEFEKPILVTGDIETVAFGGPDGDTDITQFDAIVGRNTLTGRTDKQITVNRYHSLLSGGGKISIAEIIPSRTQRLSGLEELLPLGEKLLAAMRTVEDEVYHSPDNPIVNWTEDDLYSLFRDMKFRDIEKKRKTYREERYIREKDIERWFRTDGGERTGYGTALKKILTDSEFEDMVAGMKRELGETSVVWKHTVAFLRAVK
- a CDS encoding HEAT repeat domain-containing protein, encoding MDIFTDVFSQNMWIIYIAGVVLFIIGFFAIRKLVMFLLTWIYREKWHLSKLDNEDPYERYFAIRALRKDGTLKALPQLIETLRHDEDMDICEEAYLSIDMIIERLSKRGVEAYKGLIIDIVANHWNTDFSRIKAIHLIGKYNIIEIEDILIQLLKTEKQSAILKEIIITLGNLKSKKAAPELFSILLGKKKDDLYREVFAFIRMMDLREYVEKIHNLVTNECHTADTYGEEGEYTYCYELSKTLINMGNKKEGSRLLNKRLAFLNNLKIPFSGDAENEENEIINRNYFLREREMQLIKETLKDEAEYVDH